The following are encoded in a window of Neomicrococcus lactis genomic DNA:
- a CDS encoding glycosyltransferase family 2 protein encodes MRLITSGLSLPQPLPKLPKGSVAAVTMVRNEQDIISNTVGHLLSQGVDYVLVADNNSTDQTPEILKDLARDPRVDIAFDAVDAYYQSEKMTNLARIVRNLGATWIIPFDADEYWFSEHGALADFLRASDGKRFPAAVHNAFPSSTDSEKLWVDLGHEIQPKTAFKKFPFAFPTMGNHYVIRPGKFQGGLHIVHHPWRSKAQLRRKAQTGSLALRLANADAGIGGQWTGIQYENEAVVDGIWESILNHKPDPVLGLKANGPFRLMDPREMTTWDLSEI; translated from the coding sequence ATGAGACTCATAACCTCAGGCTTAAGTCTTCCGCAACCGCTACCCAAGTTACCGAAGGGCTCCGTTGCAGCTGTGACGATGGTTAGGAATGAACAAGACATCATTTCAAATACCGTAGGCCACTTGCTTTCGCAGGGAGTCGATTACGTACTCGTTGCAGATAACAATTCCACTGATCAGACCCCCGAAATCTTGAAAGATCTTGCAAGGGACCCGCGGGTTGATATTGCCTTCGACGCTGTCGACGCCTATTACCAGTCAGAAAAGATGACAAACTTAGCACGAATTGTCAGAAACTTGGGTGCTACTTGGATCATCCCCTTCGACGCTGACGAATACTGGTTCTCCGAGCACGGAGCTCTTGCCGATTTCCTCCGTGCATCCGACGGCAAGCGGTTCCCCGCGGCTGTCCACAATGCTTTTCCTTCCAGCACTGATTCAGAAAAACTGTGGGTGGATCTGGGGCACGAAATCCAACCAAAGACGGCATTCAAGAAGTTTCCATTTGCCTTTCCGACTATGGGAAATCACTACGTGATTCGGCCTGGAAAGTTCCAAGGTGGCTTGCACATCGTCCATCATCCGTGGCGGTCAAAAGCGCAATTGCGCCGAAAAGCTCAAACAGGGAGCCTGGCCTTGAGACTCGCTAACGCCGATGCAGGAATTGGCGGTCAGTGGACCGGCATTCAATATGAAAATGAAGCCGTAGTGGACGGTATTTGGGAGTCCATATTGAACCACAAACCTGATCCCGTTCTGGGCCTCAAAGCGAACGGGCCATTTCGCCTAATGGACCCACGAGAGATGACAACTTGGGACCTTTCAGAAATCTAG
- a CDS encoding TetR family transcriptional regulator, producing the protein MLVSRRDINKAETRAAIAESARKILNLVGLEGLTAEKIAEAAGVSRRTFFNYFPSVDSALNVPIEHFIERVLTAVEEVDDSASLAEAAVQAVQEFEDIESYRSVAEMFVLAQTHPPLARLQTETWDSCAFHLADFVESRYGQPLDLDAYAFVFSITGAGKAAFAYWAQESAGDLSDDSMKKLHSYLVDALATLRDGFPTIRNFSRGA; encoded by the coding sequence GTGCTTGTTTCCCGCCGTGACATCAATAAGGCTGAAACGCGAGCCGCTATCGCTGAATCTGCTCGGAAAATCCTCAATCTCGTTGGGCTTGAAGGACTGACCGCTGAAAAGATCGCCGAAGCCGCTGGCGTCAGCCGCCGTACTTTTTTCAACTACTTCCCGAGCGTGGACTCTGCGCTGAATGTACCGATTGAGCACTTCATTGAACGTGTCTTGACTGCGGTTGAAGAAGTTGATGATTCAGCATCTCTCGCGGAAGCCGCCGTCCAGGCGGTCCAGGAGTTCGAGGACATCGAATCGTACCGCTCGGTCGCCGAAATGTTTGTTCTCGCGCAGACCCATCCCCCGCTCGCAAGACTTCAAACTGAAACTTGGGACTCTTGCGCTTTCCACCTAGCGGACTTTGTTGAATCACGATATGGCCAGCCTCTGGACCTTGACGCTTACGCATTTGTCTTCTCCATTACCGGCGCAGGAAAAGCCGCATTCGCCTACTGGGCACAGGAATCAGCTGGGGATCTGAGCGACGATTCCATGAAGAAACTCCACAGCTATCTAGTTGACGCACTCGCTACGTTGCGCGATGGCTTCCCTACAATCCGCAATTTCTCTCGAGGTGCATAG